Proteins encoded in a region of the Clostridium butyricum genome:
- a CDS encoding ROK family protein: MNNYMVFDIGGSSVKWSVIEGEGKILQSGSIKIASNISDFFNGLAEITNNMKKEFDVKGIAISAPGAVDSETGVIGGVSAIPYIHGPNFKEELNKLTGIEVEIENDANCAALGECWLGAGKDNKDLAFIVCGTGIGGSIVKDKKVHVGIHKHGGEFGYCSFDYEIDEEGIPKFKAWSQTGSTAGLANNIARLKGLEKGSINGVEVFEMCKNGDEIAVQEVNKYYYNMAIGIYNIQYIYDPEVIVLGGAISEREDYINEINKRLDYMMGTECGLEGTIKPLVKRCVYGNDANKLGALYNYLQKHSK, encoded by the coding sequence ATGAATAATTATATGGTTTTTGATATTGGTGGAAGTTCGGTAAAATGGTCTGTTATAGAGGGTGAAGGGAAAATACTTCAAAGTGGAAGTATTAAAATAGCAAGTAATATTTCAGATTTTTTTAATGGATTAGCAGAAATAACAAATAATATGAAAAAAGAGTTTGATGTTAAAGGTATTGCTATAAGTGCTCCAGGTGCAGTTGATAGTGAAACTGGAGTTATAGGTGGAGTAAGTGCAATTCCATATATTCATGGACCAAACTTTAAAGAAGAATTGAATAAGCTTACAGGAATTGAAGTGGAAATTGAAAATGATGCAAATTGTGCAGCACTTGGAGAATGTTGGCTTGGAGCTGGAAAAGATAATAAAGATTTGGCATTTATAGTATGTGGTACAGGTATTGGCGGTTCAATAGTAAAGGATAAAAAAGTACATGTTGGTATACATAAACATGGAGGAGAATTTGGTTACTGTTCATTTGATTATGAGATTGATGAGGAAGGTATTCCTAAATTTAAAGCATGGAGTCAGACAGGATCTACAGCTGGTTTAGCTAATAATATTGCAAGACTTAAAGGATTAGAAAAAGGAAGTATAAATGGAGTTGAAGTTTTTGAAATGTGCAAAAATGGAGATGAAATTGCTGTTCAAGAAGTAAATAAATATTATTACAATATGGCTATAGGAATTTATAATATTCAATATATTTATGATCCAGAAGTAATAGTTCTTGGGGGAGCTATTAGCGAAAGAGAAGATTATATAAACGAAATTAATAAAAGACTTGATTATATGATGGGTACTGAATGTGGTCTTGAAGGAACTATAAAACCTTTGGTAAAAAGATGTGTTTATGGAAATGATGCCAATAAGTTAGGTGCATTATATAATTATCTACAAAAGCATTCTAAATAA
- a CDS encoding SGNH/GDSL hydrolase family protein produces the protein MSIKLNKELIEKSLVNKGDISRILKLYEKAEKGEDITIAFLGGSITQGCNSTVYEKCYVELVSKWFENKFKLVNVKHINAGVGATGSLIGVHRAEKQVLSKDPDIIFVDAAVNDNDSDYCKISYESEIRKLLSSKNKPAVVEVFMTMVDGVNYQDAQIKIGFNYNVPMISFRNTANELVEKYNLKWSDLLTDEVHPNDDGHEIISELLVNFLEDIYMNNYNKGESIEVKDNTLEKKCVYGDRYINGRILNNKELRPKEIIGFHKYEEGFQVFHNGWRFIGKANEGGKLMIETECNNIILLYKKTISENSGKFKVRVNGVEKALIDTHFKDGWGDCTVTEILEECDYKKTYEIEIEVISEEKDREVTILGVMVS, from the coding sequence ATGAGTATTAAATTGAATAAGGAATTAATAGAAAAGTCACTAGTAAATAAGGGTGATATTTCAAGAATACTAAAATTATATGAAAAGGCAGAAAAAGGTGAAGATATAACAATAGCATTTTTGGGAGGATCAATAACTCAAGGATGTAACTCAACAGTATATGAAAAGTGTTATGTAGAGCTTGTATCTAAATGGTTTGAAAATAAATTTAAATTAGTAAATGTTAAGCATATAAATGCAGGTGTAGGTGCAACAGGTTCACTTATAGGTGTTCACAGAGCAGAAAAACAAGTTTTAAGTAAAGATCCAGATATAATTTTCGTTGATGCAGCAGTTAATGATAATGATTCAGATTATTGCAAAATATCTTATGAAAGCGAAATAAGAAAATTATTAAGCAGTAAAAATAAACCAGCAGTTGTAGAAGTGTTTATGACCATGGTAGATGGTGTTAATTATCAAGATGCACAAATAAAAATTGGATTTAATTATAATGTTCCTATGATAAGTTTTAGAAACACTGCTAATGAATTAGTTGAAAAATATAATTTAAAATGGAGTGATTTACTGACTGATGAGGTTCATCCTAATGATGATGGTCATGAAATAATAAGTGAATTATTAGTGAATTTTTTAGAAGACATATATATGAATAACTACAATAAAGGGGAAAGTATTGAAGTTAAGGATAATACATTAGAAAAAAAATGTGTATATGGTGATAGATATATAAATGGAAGAATACTTAATAATAAGGAGTTAAGACCAAAAGAGATTATTGGATTTCATAAATATGAAGAAGGCTTTCAGGTTTTTCATAATGGATGGAGATTTATTGGCAAAGCTAATGAAGGTGGAAAATTAATGATAGAGACTGAATGTAACAATATCATTTTATTATACAAGAAAACAATTTCTGAAAATAGTGGGAAGTTTAAGGTACGAGTAAATGGAGTAGAAAAGGCGTTAATTGATACTCATTTTAAAGATGGATGGGGAGATTGCACTGTAACTGAAATTTTAGAGGAGTGTGATTATAAAAAAACATATGAAATTGAAATTGAAGTAATTAGTGAAGAAAAGGATAGAGAAGTTACAATTCTTGGAGTAATGGTTTCTTAA
- a CDS encoding methyl-accepting chemotaxis protein: MKIGLKNLRLRMKNFEAKIISKEKFNNISIRKKLLIYFISISIIGNISGVLGLIFLHHIGNKYNYAIVNYGLIQGDIGKLGIELEKSNSAVRDFLFSDGDERDKAKVELNGYLDNIDKSLDSISGYIVSDEEMDAIKNIKLNLAKYKQVRNNVSISVIGDRQDEGLKLFRSEGAPIMEEISTEISSLLQRKIDQCNELISKIEIIKMTNTILAIITITCSIIISIFISRRLSGRLGITINKIKDAVESMAEGNLDINIDVESKDELGILAESFSNMIKTLKSYINEISFILGNISEGNLMTNTREEYKGNFLEIKKSLDNITKSLTEVISGIKESSSNVNNNSQKLSDTAHILSKRSSEQAYSVDKLTNYIDKINEQVKNNAENAENTNIITSKLLIEIEESNRKMQDMLLSMDNIENASKDIEKIIEAINEIASQTDLLALNAAIEAARAGEFGKGFAVVADEVRNLSGQSSNAVSESICLIKNCIEAVNSGKILANNTDSTLRQLVNNIEKATDLVSKINDASSKQAEAIDRVHNDILKISNVIQENSTTAQESAAASAELSVQSESLNKMIEKFRIE; encoded by the coding sequence ATGAAAATTGGCTTAAAGAACTTAAGATTACGTATGAAAAATTTTGAGGCTAAAATAATCAGCAAAGAGAAATTTAACAATATATCAATAAGGAAAAAGTTATTGATATATTTTATTTCTATTTCGATAATTGGAAATATATCAGGTGTATTAGGGTTAATTTTTCTCCATCATATAGGAAATAAATATAATTATGCAATAGTTAACTATGGACTTATTCAAGGGGATATAGGGAAATTAGGGATTGAACTTGAAAAAAGCAATTCTGCTGTAAGAGATTTTTTATTTTCAGATGGTGATGAAAGAGATAAGGCAAAAGTTGAACTAAATGGATATTTGGATAATATAGATAAATCATTAGATTCTATATCAGGTTATATTGTTTCAGATGAAGAAATGGATGCAATAAAGAATATAAAGCTAAACTTAGCCAAATATAAACAAGTAAGAAATAATGTTTCCATAAGTGTAATTGGAGATAGACAGGATGAAGGATTAAAATTATTTAGAAGTGAAGGGGCTCCTATAATGGAGGAAATAAGTACGGAAATTTCATCATTACTGCAAAGAAAAATTGATCAGTGTAATGAACTTATTAGTAAGATTGAAATAATTAAAATGACTAATACAATATTAGCTATTATAACAATTACATGTTCAATAATTATAAGTATTTTCATATCAAGAAGACTAAGTGGCAGATTAGGAATAACAATAAATAAGATAAAAGATGCAGTAGAGAGTATGGCAGAAGGTAATTTAGACATAAATATTGATGTTGAGTCAAAAGATGAACTTGGAATTCTTGCAGAGTCATTTTCTAATATGATAAAAACATTAAAATCTTATATAAATGAAATATCATTTATTTTAGGCAATATTTCAGAAGGAAATCTAATGACTAATACTAGAGAAGAATACAAGGGAAATTTTTTAGAGATAAAAAAATCACTAGATAATATTACAAAATCACTAACAGAGGTTATATCAGGAATAAAGGAAAGTAGTAGTAACGTAAATAATAATTCTCAAAAATTATCTGATACAGCACATATATTATCAAAACGTTCAAGTGAACAAGCATATTCTGTTGATAAATTAACAAATTATATTGATAAAATAAATGAACAGGTAAAGAATAATGCAGAAAATGCAGAAAATACAAATATTATTACTTCAAAGTTATTGATAGAAATAGAAGAAAGTAATAGAAAAATGCAGGACATGCTATTATCTATGGATAATATTGAAAATGCATCAAAAGATATAGAAAAAATCATTGAAGCAATAAATGAAATAGCATCTCAGACAGATCTACTTGCGTTAAATGCAGCTATTGAAGCAGCAAGAGCAGGTGAATTTGGGAAAGGCTTTGCGGTGGTTGCAGATGAAGTCAGAAATTTATCAGGTCAAAGTTCAAATGCAGTAAGCGAAAGTATTTGTCTTATAAAAAATTGTATTGAGGCAGTAAATAGTGGGAAAATATTAGCTAATAATACTGATAGTACATTAAGGCAACTTGTTAATAATATAGAAAAAGCAACGGATTTAGTTTCAAAAATAAATGATGCATCATCTAAACAGGCAGAAGCAATAGATAGAGTTCACAATGATATATTGAAGATTTCAAATGTTATACAGGAAAATTCCACAACAGCTCAGGAAAGTGCAGCAGCAAGTGCAGAGCTTAGTGTTCAATCTGAATCATTAAATAAAATGATAGAAAAGTTTAGAATTGAATAA
- a CDS encoding glycoside hydrolase family 130 protein: MTRILGDNLPNMPWQEKPEGFNGPIWRHTENPIIGRNPVEGVARIFNSAVVPYNGEFIGVFRGETINGRPHIYLGHSKDAINWEFDKERINFVDEDGKPYQPLYAYDPRLVKVEDEYFVIWCGDFDGAAIGIAKTTDFKTFVRLENPFLPFNRNGVLFPRKIDGKYIMLSRPSDNGHTPFGDIFLTKSPDLKYWGEHRIVMQKGGNGWWQSIKIGCGPAPIETDEGWLIFYHGVTGTCNGLVYSMSAAILDKKCPSKVLYRAGSIMLTPEEWYEERGFVANVIFPCATLTDAESGKIAIYYGAADTYVGLAYTTVEETVKFIKEHNELIGLDATDGRM; this comes from the coding sequence ATGACTAGAATTTTAGGAGATAATTTACCAAACATGCCATGGCAAGAAAAGCCAGAAGGATTTAACGGACCAATATGGAGACATACAGAAAATCCTATAATCGGAAGAAATCCAGTAGAAGGAGTAGCAAGAATTTTCAATAGTGCAGTCGTACCTTATAATGGAGAATTTATTGGAGTATTCAGAGGAGAAACAATAAATGGAAGACCACATATTTACTTAGGTCATAGTAAAGATGCTATTAACTGGGAATTCGATAAAGAAAGAATAAATTTTGTAGATGAAGATGGTAAGCCATATCAACCACTTTATGCATATGATCCAAGACTTGTTAAGGTGGAAGATGAGTATTTTGTAATATGGTGTGGAGATTTTGATGGAGCAGCAATAGGAATTGCAAAGACAACAGATTTTAAAACATTTGTAAGACTTGAAAATCCATTCCTTCCATTTAATCGTAACGGTGTATTATTCCCTAGGAAGATAGATGGTAAGTATATAATGTTATCAAGACCAAGTGATAATGGACATACTCCATTTGGAGATATCTTCTTAACAAAAAGTCCAGATTTAAAATACTGGGGAGAACATAGAATAGTAATGCAAAAAGGCGGAAATGGATGGTGGCAGTCAATAAAAATAGGTTGTGGTCCAGCGCCAATAGAAACAGATGAAGGATGGTTAATATTCTACCATGGAGTTACGGGAACTTGTAATGGGCTAGTTTATTCAATGAGCGCAGCAATATTAGATAAGAAATGTCCATCAAAAGTGTTATATAGAGCTGGAAGCATAATGCTTACACCAGAAGAATGGTATGAAGAAAGAGGATTTGTAGCAAATGTTATATTCCCATGTGCAACATTAACTGATGCTGAAAGCGGAAAAATAGCAATTTATTATGGAGCAGCAGATACTTATGTAGGACTTGCTTACACTACAGTTGAAGAAACTGTTAAATTTATAAAAGAACATAATGAATTAATCGGATTAGATGCTACAGACGGAAGAATGTAA
- a CDS encoding carbohydrate ABC transporter permease has protein sequence MSMKKLTPSELIYNICKYAFLILLVIVFILPILTVLFASFKTGTEYASTSVLTLPESFFNFDNFIEAFTKGNMLNGFKNTVIILIFSLAGAVLTGSMAAYVFSRFKSKFTKFVNGMFLVAVMIPAIATQVATFQIISALGLFNTRLAPIILYIGTDIMTIYIFLQFLDNISVSLDESAIIDGANYFQIFFKIILPLLSPAVITVLITKGVGLYNDFYTPFLYTPSADLLTLSTTLFKFKGPFGAHWEVISAGIIVVMIPTLIVFLTLQKQIYSGLVSGSVKE, from the coding sequence ATGAGCATGAAAAAATTAACACCAAGTGAACTGATATACAATATATGCAAATATGCATTTTTAATATTGTTAGTTATAGTGTTTATATTACCAATATTAACAGTACTTTTTGCATCATTTAAAACTGGTACAGAATATGCATCAACAAGTGTATTAACATTACCTGAATCTTTTTTTAACTTCGATAATTTTATAGAAGCATTTACAAAAGGTAATATGCTTAATGGTTTTAAAAATACAGTTATCATATTGATATTTTCATTAGCTGGAGCAGTACTTACTGGATCAATGGCAGCTTATGTATTTTCAAGATTTAAATCTAAGTTCACCAAATTTGTAAATGGAATGTTTTTAGTTGCAGTTATGATTCCAGCAATAGCAACACAGGTTGCAACATTCCAGATAATATCAGCTTTAGGATTATTCAATACTAGACTAGCACCTATTATTCTTTATATAGGTACAGATATAATGACGATTTATATATTCTTACAATTCTTAGATAATATTTCTGTTTCATTAGATGAATCAGCAATTATAGATGGAGCAAATTATTTTCAAATATTCTTTAAGATAATACTTCCATTGCTTTCACCAGCAGTAATTACAGTACTTATAACTAAAGGAGTAGGTTTATATAATGATTTCTATACTCCGTTCCTTTATACACCAAGTGCAGACTTATTAACATTATCAACAACTTTATTTAAGTTTAAAGGGCCTTTTGGTGCACACTGGGAAGTAATTTCTGCAGGAATTATAGTAGTAATGATTCCAACACTTATTGTATTCTTAACACTACAAAAACAAATTTACAGTGGATTGGTTTCAGGATCAGTAAAAGAATAA